A stretch of Lathyrus oleraceus cultivar Zhongwan6 chromosome 6, CAAS_Psat_ZW6_1.0, whole genome shotgun sequence DNA encodes these proteins:
- the LOC127091641 gene encoding TNF receptor-associated factor homolog 1b isoform X1: MAGIASEESGAGKSVEGSFSGHRCQSGEALAEWRSSEQVENGIPSTSPPYWDTDEDDDGGPKPSELYGKYTWKIEKFSQITKRELRSNAFEVGNYKWYILIYPQGCDVCNHLSLFLCVANHDKLLPGWSHFAQFTIAVVNKDPKKSKYSDTLHRFWKKEHDWGWKKFMELSKVYDGFVDTSDNLIIKAQVQVIREKADRPFRCLDCQYRRELVRVYLTNVEQICRRFVEERRSKLGKLIEDKARWSSFCTFWREIDQTSRRRMSREKTDVILKVVVKHFFIEKEVTSTLVMDSLYSGLKALEGQTKCKKGRVKLLDAEEMPAPIVRAEKDMFVLVDDVLLLLERAAIEPLPPKDEKGPQNRTKDGNSGEDFNKDSIERDERRLTELGRRTLEIFVLAHIFSNKIEVSYQEAVALKRQEELIREEEAAWLAETEQKAKRAVNEREKKSKKKQAKQKRNNRKGKDKLGREDRPIVAVYDKQQDNASDEKKDSNMDEVQTLDEKLDALEVVSDMSDSVIGVDEVPQPDSEERDASPVNWDTDASEVHPSTEASSNGIGGLARVQNGLTEKRSSSVMDDSSSTCSTDSLPSVVMNDPHKGNSFSSYKVQKSPSKGKNRLKASCDGSNWTTEIDSQASGSAANAVDINRSGNGKVGESESEGAICLQDRLKWLDKPVVKKEEEVLLLQKKQSIKEQVDVEKPVDIGSLQKEMTLVRPSSPRSPPRNLPSPVNVRKTSLSPSQQPGKDTSSSSLTSASQATIVPKTESQKTSPPRPTEKPTTQVAMMSRPSSAPLVPGAPKPTTSVSVVQTAPLARSASATGRLGPDPSPATHSYVPQSYRNVMMGNHMGSTDTSFTHSTSSSGVNPSSSYSQQPLSSAMFLSQSSDKMDSMAAQSSVPYGMIARDVLQNGPQWMEGSQREANRSMQYEPSSRLNDVQNHDLFRPVDSRSLDHMPNEFQACTSRRQNQGLLADEFPHLDIINDLLDDEHSIGNTAGTSSVFQTFNDGPHLLNRQFTFPGDLDTNDDLGSSTSSCRFERSRSYHDPGFQQGYGSSGGHFDSRDYHPHASALPYGNGNGKVDGLVPNQWLPRAGSDLSYLGMRNPDNDGYPYYQDYSNLTCGVNGYTIFRPSNGQ; this comes from the exons ATGGCTGGGATTGCGAGTGAGGAATCAGGAGCGGGGAAGTCTGTTGAGGGAAGTTTTAGTGGGCACCGTTGTCAATCTGGTGAAGCGTTGGCGGAATGGCGGTCTTCTGAGCAGGTGGAGAATGGAATTCCGTCGACTTCACCTCCTTACTGGGATACCGACGAGGACGATGATGGTG GACCAAAACCATCTGAGTTGTATGGGAAATATACATGGAAGATAGAAAAGTTTTCTCAGATTACCAAAAGGGAACTTCGTAGTAATGCATTTGAAGTTGGCAACTACAAGTG GTATATTTTAATTTATCCACAAGGTTGTGATGTATGCAATCATCTCTCTCTGTTTCTGTGTGTTGCTAATCATGACAAACTTCTTCCAG GATGGAGTCATTTTGCACAGTTTACAATAGCTGTGGTTAACAAAGACCCCAAGAAATCAAAATATTCTG ATACATTGCACCGATTTTGGAAGAAGGAGCATGACTGGGGATGGAAAAAGTTTATGGAGCTTTCGAAGGTGTATGACGGCTTCGTTGACACTTCTGACAATCTGATAATAAAGGCTCAAGTTCAAGTCATTAG GGAAAAAGCTGACAGGCCTTTCCGTTGCCTTGATTGTCAGTATAGGAGAGAACTTGTTAGGGTATATTTGACAAATGTAGAACAAATTTGCCGGCGTTTTGTGGAGGAGAGGAGAAGCAAGCTCGGGAAGCTGATAGAGGATAAAGCTAGGTGGTCAAG CTTCTGTACTTTTTGGCGAGAAATTGATCAAACTTCTAGGCGTCGCATGTCTAGGGAAAAAACAGATGTAATTTTGAAAGTAGTAGTGAAACACTTCTTTATAGAGAAAGAAGTGACCTCTACTTTGGTAATGGACTCCTTATATAGTGGATTGAAGGCTCTTGAAGGCCAGACTAAGTGCAAGAAAGGCAGGGTAAAGTTGTTGGATGCTGAAGAAATGCCAGCTCCAATTGTTCGTGCTGAGAAAGATATGTTTGTATTGGTGGATGATGTTCTATTGTTACTTGAGAGGGCGGCTATTGAACCTCTCCCTCCAAAAGATGAGAAAGGTCCTCAAAATCGCACAAAG GATGGAAATTCTGGGGAGGACTTCAATAAGGATTCTATAGAGCGTGATGAAAGGCGTCTCACAGAATTGGGGCGCAGGACTTTGGAAATATTTGTCCTTGCCCATATATTCAG CAATAAAATTGAGGTTTCTTACCAGGAAGCCGTTGCTCTGAAGAGACAAGAAGAACTCATCCGCGAAGAAGAGGCAGCATGGCTGGCTGAAACTGAACAGAAAGCAAAACGTGCAGTTAATGAAAGGGAAAAGAAGTCAAAGAAGAAACAG GCCAAACAGAAACGTAACAATCGAAAAGGAAAGGATAAACTAGGGAGAGAGGATAGGCCTATTGTGGCTGTATATGACAAACAGCAAGACAATGCTTCTGATGAGAAAAAGGATTCTAACATGGATGAGGTTCAAACTCTAGATGAAAAGCTTGATGCTCTGGAAGTTGTTTCTGATATGTCTGATTCTGTGATTGGAGTTGATGAAGTGCCTCAACCTGATTCAGAAGAAAGAGATGCAAGTCCTGTTAATTGGGATACTGATGCATCAGAAGTTCATCCTTCAACTGAGGCTAGTAGCAATGGTATAGGTGGTCTTGCGCGTGTGCAGAATGGATTGACTGAGAAAAGGAGCAGTTCAGTGATGGATGACAGTTCTTCGACATGCTCTACCGATTCGTTGCCTTCTGTGGTGATGAATGATCCCCACAAAGGGAACTCCTTTTCAAGTTACAAAGTCCAAAAGTCGCCTAGCAa AGGTAAGAACCGGCTAAAAGCATCATGTGATGGGAGTAATTGGACAACTGAAATAGACAGTCAGGCATCTGGTTCAGCTGCAAATGCTGTTGATATTAACAGGTCTGGAAATGGCAAGGTAGGTGAGTCTGAGTCTGAAGGTGCAATCTGCTTACAGGATCGGTTGAAGTGGCTCGACAAGCCTGTTGTCAAAAAG GAAGAGGAAGTTCTTTTACTACAAAAGAAACAGAGCATTAAAGAGCAAGTTGATGTTGAAAAACCTGTTGATATTGGGAGTCTGCAGAAAGAGATGACATTAGTAAGGCCTTCCTCGCCTAGGAGTCCTCCTAGAAACTTACCCTCACCTGTTAATGTCAGGAAAACATCTTTAAGTCCCTCGCAACAGCCCGGTAAAGATACATCCTCCTCATCTTTAACTTCTGCATCACAAGCAACGATTGTTCCTAAAACAGAAAGCCAGAAGACTTCACCTCCAAGACCAACTGAAAAACCTACTACCCAGGTGGCTATGATGTCAAGGCCTTCCAGTGCTCCTCTGGTTCCTGGTGCTCCAAAACCAACTACTTCTGTCTCTGTTGTTCAAACAGCTCCTCTTGCACGCTCAGCAAGTGCAACTGGCCGATTGGGTCCTGATCCCTCACCTGCTACTCATAGTTATGTTCCTCAGTCGTACAGAAATGTAATGATGGGGAATCACATGGGTTCAACAGATACCAGTTTCACTCATTCCACCTCTAGTTCAGGAGTAAATCCATCTTCAAGCTACTCACAACAACCTTTATCATCAGCAATGTTTCTTTCTCAGAGCTCTGACAAAATGGATTCTATGGCTGCTCAGTCTAGTGTTCCTTACGGTATGATTGCTCGTGATGTCTTGCAAAATGGGCCGCAGTGGATGGAGGGTTCTCAAAGGGAAGCCAACAGAAGCATGCAATATGAACCATCATCCCGACTCAATGATGTTCAAAACCACGACCTGTTCAGGCCAGTAGACAGTAGATCTTTGGACCACATGCCAAACGAGTTTCAAGCTTGCACATCTAGGCGTCAAAACCAAGGGTTGTTGGCGGATGAGTTCCCACACCTTGATATCATTAATGATCTGCTTGATGATGAACATAGTATCGGAAACACAGCCGGGACAAGTTCAGTCTTCCAAACCTTCAATGATGGGCCACATCTGCTAAACCGACAGTTCACATTTCCCGGTGACTTGGATACAAATGATGATTTGGGATCCTCAACTAGTTCCTGTAGGTTTGAGAGATCACGAAGTTATCATGATCCTGGGTTTCAACAAGGGTATGGCTCTTCGGGGGGACATTTCGACTCGAGGGATTATCACCCACATGCAAGTGCACTACCATatggaaatggaaatggcaaGGTAGATGGGTTGGTTCCAAACCAATGGTTACCAAGGGCCGGTTCTGATCTATCATATCTAGGCATGAGAAATCCAGACAATGATGGTTACCCTTACTATCAAGATTACTCGAATTTAACATGTGGTGTTAATGGTTATACTATATTCAGGCCTTCAAATGGTCAATAG
- the LOC127095200 gene encoding uncharacterized protein LOC127095200, translated as MSQHQTTSDSKTTKSTHKVSAPSMDTHDDEILDVVPLSIISCEALDLNHPMDASASACPNQGHSVKGVSTPLSKMYPSPEVEHHSEKDDDSSRSEKDMATEGLCSLGQTVSGKGKSVASKTAHASHSEKHDVANDPSVAKRIKTRKGRAVAELMAARTSKKTSGVGLSKSWSKVEVKKRKVREVSKSEEDVKEDVPNISPVKKTTVRKSPVKVVAVHLDNISFHLEDEAAKWNFVIQRRVAVERELGKDDVEVKDVMDLIKTAGLMKTVAGFSQCYEGLVKEFIVNIPEDIADKNNKEL; from the exons atgtcacaacatcaaactACTTCTGATTCAAAGACTACTAAGTCTACTCACAAGGTTAGCGCTCCTTCCATGGACACTCACGATGATGAGATTTTGGATGTGGTTCCTCTATCTATTATTTCATGTGAAGCCCTTGATTtaaaccatcccatggatgccTCAGCTTCTGCATGCCCAAATCAAG gacattctgtGAAGGGAGTCTCTACTCCCCTATCTAAAATGTACCCTTCTCCTGAGGTTGAACATCATAGTGAGAAGGATGATGATTCCTCTAGATCTGAGAAAGACATGGCTActgaaggtttgtgctctctAGGGCAAACTGTGTCTGGTAAAGGAAAATCTGTGGCGTCTAAAACTGCCCATGCTTCCCATTCTGAGAAGCATGATGTTGCAAACGat ccAAGTGTGGCCAAGCGTATAAAGACTAGAAAAGGAAGAGCTGTTGCTGAACTGATGGCAGCTAGAACATCAAAGAAGACTTCTGGTGTTGGTCTttccaaatcttggagcaaggttGAAGTGAAGAAAAGAAAGGTTAGAGAAGTTTCTAAGTCTGAAGAGGATGTTAAGGAAGATGTCCCTAACATCTCTCCTGTGAAGAAGACCACTGTGAGGAAGTCCCCTGTGAAAGTTGTTGCTGTGCATTTGGAtaatatctctttccatcttgaggATGAAGCTGCCAAATGGAATTTTGTGATTCAAAGAAGGGTGGCTGTGGAAAGGGAGTTAGGAAAGGATGATGTTGAAGTCAAGGATGTCATGGACCTAATAAAGACAGCTGGGTTGATGAAGACTGTAGCTGGGTTCTCTCAGTGCTATGAGGGTTTagttaaggaattcattgtcaacatTCCTGAGGATATTGCTGATAAGAACAACAAGGAACTTTGA
- the LOC127091641 gene encoding TNF receptor-associated factor homolog 1b isoform X2, translated as MAGIASEESGAGKSVEGSFSGHRCQSGEALAEWRSSEQVENGIPSTSPPYWDTDEDDDGPKPSELYGKYTWKIEKFSQITKRELRSNAFEVGNYKWYILIYPQGCDVCNHLSLFLCVANHDKLLPGWSHFAQFTIAVVNKDPKKSKYSDTLHRFWKKEHDWGWKKFMELSKVYDGFVDTSDNLIIKAQVQVIREKADRPFRCLDCQYRRELVRVYLTNVEQICRRFVEERRSKLGKLIEDKARWSSFCTFWREIDQTSRRRMSREKTDVILKVVVKHFFIEKEVTSTLVMDSLYSGLKALEGQTKCKKGRVKLLDAEEMPAPIVRAEKDMFVLVDDVLLLLERAAIEPLPPKDEKGPQNRTKDGNSGEDFNKDSIERDERRLTELGRRTLEIFVLAHIFSNKIEVSYQEAVALKRQEELIREEEAAWLAETEQKAKRAVNEREKKSKKKQAKQKRNNRKGKDKLGREDRPIVAVYDKQQDNASDEKKDSNMDEVQTLDEKLDALEVVSDMSDSVIGVDEVPQPDSEERDASPVNWDTDASEVHPSTEASSNGIGGLARVQNGLTEKRSSSVMDDSSSTCSTDSLPSVVMNDPHKGNSFSSYKVQKSPSKGKNRLKASCDGSNWTTEIDSQASGSAANAVDINRSGNGKVGESESEGAICLQDRLKWLDKPVVKKEEEVLLLQKKQSIKEQVDVEKPVDIGSLQKEMTLVRPSSPRSPPRNLPSPVNVRKTSLSPSQQPGKDTSSSSLTSASQATIVPKTESQKTSPPRPTEKPTTQVAMMSRPSSAPLVPGAPKPTTSVSVVQTAPLARSASATGRLGPDPSPATHSYVPQSYRNVMMGNHMGSTDTSFTHSTSSSGVNPSSSYSQQPLSSAMFLSQSSDKMDSMAAQSSVPYGMIARDVLQNGPQWMEGSQREANRSMQYEPSSRLNDVQNHDLFRPVDSRSLDHMPNEFQACTSRRQNQGLLADEFPHLDIINDLLDDEHSIGNTAGTSSVFQTFNDGPHLLNRQFTFPGDLDTNDDLGSSTSSCRFERSRSYHDPGFQQGYGSSGGHFDSRDYHPHASALPYGNGNGKVDGLVPNQWLPRAGSDLSYLGMRNPDNDGYPYYQDYSNLTCGVNGYTIFRPSNGQ; from the exons ATGGCTGGGATTGCGAGTGAGGAATCAGGAGCGGGGAAGTCTGTTGAGGGAAGTTTTAGTGGGCACCGTTGTCAATCTGGTGAAGCGTTGGCGGAATGGCGGTCTTCTGAGCAGGTGGAGAATGGAATTCCGTCGACTTCACCTCCTTACTGGGATACCGACGAGGACGATGATG GACCAAAACCATCTGAGTTGTATGGGAAATATACATGGAAGATAGAAAAGTTTTCTCAGATTACCAAAAGGGAACTTCGTAGTAATGCATTTGAAGTTGGCAACTACAAGTG GTATATTTTAATTTATCCACAAGGTTGTGATGTATGCAATCATCTCTCTCTGTTTCTGTGTGTTGCTAATCATGACAAACTTCTTCCAG GATGGAGTCATTTTGCACAGTTTACAATAGCTGTGGTTAACAAAGACCCCAAGAAATCAAAATATTCTG ATACATTGCACCGATTTTGGAAGAAGGAGCATGACTGGGGATGGAAAAAGTTTATGGAGCTTTCGAAGGTGTATGACGGCTTCGTTGACACTTCTGACAATCTGATAATAAAGGCTCAAGTTCAAGTCATTAG GGAAAAAGCTGACAGGCCTTTCCGTTGCCTTGATTGTCAGTATAGGAGAGAACTTGTTAGGGTATATTTGACAAATGTAGAACAAATTTGCCGGCGTTTTGTGGAGGAGAGGAGAAGCAAGCTCGGGAAGCTGATAGAGGATAAAGCTAGGTGGTCAAG CTTCTGTACTTTTTGGCGAGAAATTGATCAAACTTCTAGGCGTCGCATGTCTAGGGAAAAAACAGATGTAATTTTGAAAGTAGTAGTGAAACACTTCTTTATAGAGAAAGAAGTGACCTCTACTTTGGTAATGGACTCCTTATATAGTGGATTGAAGGCTCTTGAAGGCCAGACTAAGTGCAAGAAAGGCAGGGTAAAGTTGTTGGATGCTGAAGAAATGCCAGCTCCAATTGTTCGTGCTGAGAAAGATATGTTTGTATTGGTGGATGATGTTCTATTGTTACTTGAGAGGGCGGCTATTGAACCTCTCCCTCCAAAAGATGAGAAAGGTCCTCAAAATCGCACAAAG GATGGAAATTCTGGGGAGGACTTCAATAAGGATTCTATAGAGCGTGATGAAAGGCGTCTCACAGAATTGGGGCGCAGGACTTTGGAAATATTTGTCCTTGCCCATATATTCAG CAATAAAATTGAGGTTTCTTACCAGGAAGCCGTTGCTCTGAAGAGACAAGAAGAACTCATCCGCGAAGAAGAGGCAGCATGGCTGGCTGAAACTGAACAGAAAGCAAAACGTGCAGTTAATGAAAGGGAAAAGAAGTCAAAGAAGAAACAG GCCAAACAGAAACGTAACAATCGAAAAGGAAAGGATAAACTAGGGAGAGAGGATAGGCCTATTGTGGCTGTATATGACAAACAGCAAGACAATGCTTCTGATGAGAAAAAGGATTCTAACATGGATGAGGTTCAAACTCTAGATGAAAAGCTTGATGCTCTGGAAGTTGTTTCTGATATGTCTGATTCTGTGATTGGAGTTGATGAAGTGCCTCAACCTGATTCAGAAGAAAGAGATGCAAGTCCTGTTAATTGGGATACTGATGCATCAGAAGTTCATCCTTCAACTGAGGCTAGTAGCAATGGTATAGGTGGTCTTGCGCGTGTGCAGAATGGATTGACTGAGAAAAGGAGCAGTTCAGTGATGGATGACAGTTCTTCGACATGCTCTACCGATTCGTTGCCTTCTGTGGTGATGAATGATCCCCACAAAGGGAACTCCTTTTCAAGTTACAAAGTCCAAAAGTCGCCTAGCAa AGGTAAGAACCGGCTAAAAGCATCATGTGATGGGAGTAATTGGACAACTGAAATAGACAGTCAGGCATCTGGTTCAGCTGCAAATGCTGTTGATATTAACAGGTCTGGAAATGGCAAGGTAGGTGAGTCTGAGTCTGAAGGTGCAATCTGCTTACAGGATCGGTTGAAGTGGCTCGACAAGCCTGTTGTCAAAAAG GAAGAGGAAGTTCTTTTACTACAAAAGAAACAGAGCATTAAAGAGCAAGTTGATGTTGAAAAACCTGTTGATATTGGGAGTCTGCAGAAAGAGATGACATTAGTAAGGCCTTCCTCGCCTAGGAGTCCTCCTAGAAACTTACCCTCACCTGTTAATGTCAGGAAAACATCTTTAAGTCCCTCGCAACAGCCCGGTAAAGATACATCCTCCTCATCTTTAACTTCTGCATCACAAGCAACGATTGTTCCTAAAACAGAAAGCCAGAAGACTTCACCTCCAAGACCAACTGAAAAACCTACTACCCAGGTGGCTATGATGTCAAGGCCTTCCAGTGCTCCTCTGGTTCCTGGTGCTCCAAAACCAACTACTTCTGTCTCTGTTGTTCAAACAGCTCCTCTTGCACGCTCAGCAAGTGCAACTGGCCGATTGGGTCCTGATCCCTCACCTGCTACTCATAGTTATGTTCCTCAGTCGTACAGAAATGTAATGATGGGGAATCACATGGGTTCAACAGATACCAGTTTCACTCATTCCACCTCTAGTTCAGGAGTAAATCCATCTTCAAGCTACTCACAACAACCTTTATCATCAGCAATGTTTCTTTCTCAGAGCTCTGACAAAATGGATTCTATGGCTGCTCAGTCTAGTGTTCCTTACGGTATGATTGCTCGTGATGTCTTGCAAAATGGGCCGCAGTGGATGGAGGGTTCTCAAAGGGAAGCCAACAGAAGCATGCAATATGAACCATCATCCCGACTCAATGATGTTCAAAACCACGACCTGTTCAGGCCAGTAGACAGTAGATCTTTGGACCACATGCCAAACGAGTTTCAAGCTTGCACATCTAGGCGTCAAAACCAAGGGTTGTTGGCGGATGAGTTCCCACACCTTGATATCATTAATGATCTGCTTGATGATGAACATAGTATCGGAAACACAGCCGGGACAAGTTCAGTCTTCCAAACCTTCAATGATGGGCCACATCTGCTAAACCGACAGTTCACATTTCCCGGTGACTTGGATACAAATGATGATTTGGGATCCTCAACTAGTTCCTGTAGGTTTGAGAGATCACGAAGTTATCATGATCCTGGGTTTCAACAAGGGTATGGCTCTTCGGGGGGACATTTCGACTCGAGGGATTATCACCCACATGCAAGTGCACTACCATatggaaatggaaatggcaaGGTAGATGGGTTGGTTCCAAACCAATGGTTACCAAGGGCCGGTTCTGATCTATCATATCTAGGCATGAGAAATCCAGACAATGATGGTTACCCTTACTATCAAGATTACTCGAATTTAACATGTGGTGTTAATGGTTATACTATATTCAGGCCTTCAAATGGTCAATAG